The DNA window CGCGGGCCGCTGAGGCCGTTCCAGCACGGCCAGTACAGGCTGCTCGCGGGGTCGCTGACCGCGAACGTGTTCAGCGACGGCCTCTGGCTGATGGCCATGGTTTGGCAGGTCATCGCGCTCGGCGGCAAGGCGGGCGAGCTGTCGCTGGTCGCCACCGGGACGTCCGTCGGCCTGGTCGCGACCGCCCTGATCGGCGGCGTCGTGGCCGACCGGATCTCCCAGCGCCGCATCCTGATGATCGTCGAGCTCGGCCTGACCGCGTTCGGCGCAGCCCTCGCGGCTCTCGCGCTCACCGGCCAGCTGCAGCTCTGGCACCTCGTCGTGGTCGCCACGATCCGCGGTATCGGTGGCGGCTTCTACTACCCCGCGTACTCCGCGATGCTTCCGTCGATCATCCCGTCGGAGCACCTGCTCGCCGCGAACGGTGTCGAGGGCACGCTCCGGCCGGTGATCATGCAGGCCGCCGGCCCGGCGATCGCGAGCCTCATCGTCGCCGCGTACTCGCCCGGCGCGGCGCTCGCGGTCGGTGCCGTCACGCAGGCGATCGCGATGCTGTTCCTGTTCTTCATGAAGCCCGTCGCGCTCCGACGCGACACCTCCGAGACGAAGGACCAGCATCCGATCCGTTCGATGCTGGTCGACCTCAAGGAGGGCTTCGTCTACATGGTCCGCACGCCGTGGCTCCTCGCGACGCTGCTGTTCGCGTCGCTGATGATCCTGGTGATGATGGGCCCGATGGAGGTCCTGATCCCGTTCGCGATCAAGGACCGCGCGGGTGGTGGGCCGCAGGAGCACGCGATCGTGATGGCCGCGTTCGGGCTGTCTGGCGCGGCGGCGTCGCTGTTCATGGCGTCGCGCAAGCTGCCGCGGCGGTACCTCACCTGGATGAACGTGCTGTGGGGCGTGGCCTGCCTGCCGTTCGTGCTGATCGGGTTCGCGACGAACGTGTGGGTGATCGCGGGCGCGGCGTTCGTGATCGGCGCGTTGTTCAGCGGGCCGATGGTGATCTGGGGAACGTTGCTCCAACGCCGCGTCCCGCCGGCGCTGCTCGGCCGCGTCTCGAGCCTGGACTTCTTCGTCTCGCTGGTGTTCATGCCGATCTCGATGGCGCTGGCCGGCCCGGTCAGCGCGGGGATCGGGCTGGCGCCGACGTTCATCATCGCCGGCGTGCTGCCGCTGGTCTTCGCCGTCGTGGCCGTCCTGTGGGCCCGGATGCCGGCTGACGAGCTGGCGCATCCGCTGGACACGCCTGCAGAGGAGCCGGCTGCCAAATAAGGATCACTGGCGGAAGCCGCGCCAGACGGAGAGCGCGGTGAACATCCGGTACCGGCCTGGCGACGCCGACGGACGACTCGAGGGTTGTCGAGCAGTAAGGATCACCGGTGGCAGCCACGCCAGCGACTCGAGGGTCTCTCTCAAAGGTCTGAAATAAGGATCACCGGCGGAAAGCCACGCCAGACGGAGAGCGCGGTGAACATCCGGTACCGGCCTGGCGACGCTGACGGACGACTCGAGGGTTGTCGAGCAGTAAGGGTCACTGGTGGCAGCCACGCCAGCGACTCGAGGGTCTCTCTCAAAGGTCTGAAATAAGGATCACCGGCGGAAAGCCACGCCAGACGGAGAGCGCGGTGAACATCCGGTACCGGCCTGGCGACGCTGACGGACGACTCGAGGGTTGTCGAGCAGTAAGGGTCACTGGTGGCAGCCACGCCAGCGACTCGAGGGTCTCTCTCAAAGGTCTGAAATAAGGATCACCGGCGGAAAGCCACGCCAGACGGAGAGCGCGGTGAACATCCGGTACCGGCCTGGCGACGCTGACGGACGACTCGAGGGTTGTCGAGCAGTAAGGATCACCGGTGGAACCCACGCCAACGACTCGAGGGACTCTCTCAAAGGTCTGAAATAAGGATCACCGGCGGAAAGCCACGCCAGACGGAGAGCGCGGTGAACATCCGGTACCGGCCTGGCGACGCTGACGGACGACCCGGGGGTTTCTCGCAGTAAGGGTCACTGGTGGCAGCCACGCCAACGACTCGAGGGACTCTCTCAAAGGTCTGAAAACCTGGGATCCCTGTCCATTTCGGCTACGGTCTGCCGTATGGACAAGCGCCGCGTCGTGGTGGTCGCGTACGCGAACACCGAGCTGCTCGACGTCGCCTGTGTGACCTCCGCGTTCGCGATGGCGAACCTGATCAGCGAGCGCGAGCTGTACGAGCTGCGGGTGGTCAGCCCGGGCGCGGAGACGATCAGTTGCGACTCCGGGCTCCAGCTCCTCGCGCACCAGTCGTTGGAGAGCGTTCGCGGGCCGCTGGACACGCTGCTGATCACGGGCGGCACGGGCTACGAGGCGGCGGCCGCCGACACCCGGTTGGTCGGGCACGTCCGGCGGCTGGCGCGGGAGTCGCGGCGCGTGGCCTCGGTGTGCGTCGGCGTCTCCGTTCTCGCCGCCGCGGGGTTGCTGGACGGGAAGCGGGCGGC is part of the Tenggerimyces flavus genome and encodes:
- a CDS encoding MFS transporter — protein: MSDQTTVTPPPNGAPRWLRGPLRPFQHGQYRLLAGSLTANVFSDGLWLMAMVWQVIALGGKAGELSLVATGTSVGLVATALIGGVVADRISQRRILMIVELGLTAFGAALAALALTGQLQLWHLVVVATIRGIGGGFYYPAYSAMLPSIIPSEHLLAANGVEGTLRPVIMQAAGPAIASLIVAAYSPGAALAVGAVTQAIAMLFLFFMKPVALRRDTSETKDQHPIRSMLVDLKEGFVYMVRTPWLLATLLFASLMILVMMGPMEVLIPFAIKDRAGGGPQEHAIVMAAFGLSGAAASLFMASRKLPRRYLTWMNVLWGVACLPFVLIGFATNVWVIAGAAFVIGALFSGPMVIWGTLLQRRVPPALLGRVSSLDFFVSLVFMPISMALAGPVSAGIGLAPTFIIAGVLPLVFAVVAVLWARMPADELAHPLDTPAEEPAAK